The window NNNNNNNNNNNNNNNNNNNNNNNNNNNNNNNNNNNNNNNNNNNNNNNNNNNNNNNNNNNNNNNNNNNNNNNNNNNNNNNNNNNNNNNNNNNNNNNNNNNNNNNNNNNNNNNNNNNNNNNNNNNNNNNNNNNNNNNNNNNNNNNNNNNNNNNNNNNNNNNNNNNNNNNNNNNNNNNNNNNNNNNNNNNNNNNNNNNNNNNNNNNNNNNNNNNNNNNNNNNNNNNNNNNNNNNNNNNNNNNNNNNNNNNNNNNNNNNNNNNNNNNNNNNNNNNNNNNNNNNNNNNNNNNNNNNNNNNGAAAAAATTTCATACGCAGTAAACGACTGTGTAGAATTTGCAAACGGTGCTCGTGGCAGTGCTGGTggaggtggcggaggaggaggctgaggTGGTGTAACCGTTTCTTTTCTGCTTACCAACGagggaggtggtggcgggggcgggGGTGGTGGTGAAGATCGAACTGGTGGGGAAGAAATTTCATACATAGTAAACGATTGTGTAGCATTTTCAAAAGGTGCTCGTGGCAGTGCTGGTGGAGGTGGCGGGGGTGGAGGCTGAGGTGGTGCAACCTTTTCTTTCCTGCTTGTCTCCTGTTCATACACAGTGGCTGCTTTtataggaggagggggaggtggtggtggtggtgggagcGGCGATGCTGGGTTAGGATCTGATCTTGTGACTGGAGTTACTAAGGGCCCTGAGTCTGAAGTCAGAGGAATTGCAGGCAACGTCACCGGTGAAGATGCTTTAGGGGTACTAGATTCCTTTACTATACAAACTGAAGAAGCTGAAGCTGTAGAACTATCAGGCAGTGACTTGAGAATCTCGTAAGAAGATTCTTGTGATTTAACCAGTTGTTCAGTTGCAAAAGCTTGTGCAAAGGCTGATGGCTCTGGAGGAGATGAAGGGGAGGGCATGGTTGATTTAAGGGAAACACTGATCAGACTTGTACTAGTATTTATGGGTAAGGTAGGGGAAACAGGGGCTAATGAAACAGTGGCCGGTCGGGGAGGAAGCGGAGGAGGTGCACATGACGGTATCCAAGATGTTGATGATCCTGATTTAGTTACCATAAGAGGTGAAGGTTCATGCTGTATTGGAGTTTGTGAACCAGGCTTCCCTACAGATGTTGTCGCTGATGCCTCTGATGAAATTTGCACAGCAGAATCAGATGGCAGTGGCTGCGGTTGAACTGGTGAAAATACAGGCTGGGGCGTAACTGTAACTGAAGATGGTGCTACTGATGAAACACTAGCCTTTGGCTTTGTAACCTCTGATGGTGCAAACAACACCGAAGGAGGCTCTGTTCGTGAAGGATCCAAATCTATTCTATGTGGTTTGGATGGAACTTCCGTTGGACTTGAATGTGGGGGGCCTTGTTTAAGTTCAGTGCTGCCAAGCATACCAAAGTGATTTTGAAGCTTCAGCACACGAGCAGAAGAGTTGATTTCACCAGAGAAATTATCAAAGCCAAGTTCTTCTTGAGTATCAAAAAAAGTTTCAGGCTCATCAGGAGGAGATGCACTAATATTTCCTTGGGAAGTAACCTGGAACCTTTTCTGGGGTGTGTCCAGTGCAGTATCCATATCCCCATCCAACCAGTCCAAATGGTTGAAGATATCTAGCACTTTAGCAAACTCTTCAACACCAAGTCCTTGTTTATCTTGATGACTCAAAGGCTCTGTCGTAACAAGCGAAGTAGTTGCATCCATGTCAGAAAAGATAACCTAGCATCAACACAAGTTGCAAGTAAAAAATCATGTATAAAAAGTAGGCTAGTTCTCAAGTTAATTTAAAACACTTGCCTCAGCTCGAAAATCTTTAGGGAATTGATCTTTTGCATTCCATAGCATGTCTATTTCATCACGGCTGAGCATCAAGATGTTTGACCTGATGAAAGCCGTGTTGAACATGATCCGGAATACCATCTCCTCGCGATCTAGATCATCATACAAGTTGCTACACTCTATGACAACATCACCTTGGACATGACATTGAAGGTTTATGTTCACCCGTTCATCTGCCTAAGTACATAAATGGTCAGTTTAAGAGTATTAAAAACTATATACTTCAGAAGATCATCAACATGATAGCCTATTAATGTGACAATGCAGTAACAAGGTTATACGCAACTTTCACAGCTTAGCGGCAAGGTCCTAAAAAGCTATTGAAAGCTATCAACAATAGAATTTTAATATACAATGTAAACGATAAAATGCATTAATAGATGTCAAATTGAATAACCATAACAAAAAATGTATCACATCAAGTACTTTTTGACTAAGAAATATGGATGTTGGAGTATTGAAAAAGGCACAGTTGAAGTCTCTTGATATTTTTCTTTTAGATCAACCTTATAAGTAATGTTTTTGTCAAGTCGCACTTAAAAATTACGATACTAAATTATGATATAATATATCTATATGAGGTAGCGGAGCTATCGAGCGGAGGTAATTGAAGCTATCCCGCTAATCGCTAGCAAATGCAGTTATAGCTAGCTATTTAAATCCTTAGTCCAGTACTAAGCCATTAACAATTAAGGACATGCAGATTCACTTCAAATAGATTATCAGAAAATGAACAATTACCTGTGAATTAAAACGGACAAGATTACTTGTTTTGGGGGTTGAAAAAAGAACTTTGGGAGTCTGATCATGAGGCATGAGTGGATCTGGACCATATATCCTGAATATCGGACAAAAACCACCTTGACTTTGGAAATCAGGAAGCATCCTCAAAGTCAGACAATCCAGTGTGAGGGCTCTATCAGCGGGAGGCCACTCAGGCATGACATTCCTCATCGAAATATACCGCAAGTATCTAATTTGAGAAGGCATGGGATTTAGAGGTGAAAACATCTCCAAGAACTCCGAAGATGATTGTTTGTAGAGCATATCCAGTGTTTTCTGCTCATCTGAATACTGCCCCAGGTACAACAAGAGAGCAGCTAGCATGAAAGCCAGGATAGGCCAGCACCCTTGTTCGCAGTGCATTATGAGCAAGTTATGCTGGCCCAGAGAGAGCCAGCTTTCGCTGGACTTCAAGATGCAGTGCACCATTTCGATGGTGAGAAGTGGACACCCCTCATAGTGGCCCGGGTAGTCCAAAACAGTCATGCCATACTCGGACAAAATGTGGTATAAGCGGCTTTCTTCTGACCGTGTCCCGAAATTCGCGACCATGAACGAGTGATCATGAAAATCTTCTAGAAGATGTGCTGCGATGCCCCTGGTGTGTGCCTCGAACTGGTCCTCCTCCGGTGCATTCAAGGAGAAGCAATGATCGAAAACTGAAACAAATACAAGTGACATGTGTCAGCCATGCTAATACTCGACTCTGTTCTGCATTGAAATGGCTATTTAGCCACTGAAAATAAAGCTAGGCACGTTCTGAAAGGCGACGGAAATCTGACTGGATTTCCTCATTCAAAACACATACTCCGTAACTGATAAGCCGACAAACGCATAAGCTAAAATGGAGCAATTTCTCGACTTAAATTCCTTCTCTAAACCAGCTAGTGCTTGCTCACCGCAGCTCAAATCAGCATTTGAACTAGGCTCAGTTGCTTATACTACTTGGAAGGTGCAGTCAGCAACAGATCAACCAAACTGAAACTTATTTCTTCTACTACTAAAACGGCAACGCAGAGGAAACAGCTCCATCTCCATTTACCGTAGATGTTGTCCGTGATGAGGAGCACCCCGTCGGGCGGCTTCCTGAAGAAGAACTTGCGGAACAGCGCCATGGCCGGGCCCTAACCAGCGAGCCCCCTCCAATCCCTGCACCGATCTTATCCTGAAGCGCGAGCTCCCGCAGCCGCCGGGCTCCCTCCAGCAGCGGATTCGGGCCGCCGACTCGCAGAGACGCTCAAAGGGGACGCCGCGCCGGGAGCCCCGCCTCCGCGAGCTGCTCGGGCTCGAGATTCAGGCCGCTGGCCGCAGCAATACAGCGGGAGAACCGGGCGACCGCGGCCTGCTCGGCGGAATCTTCGTGCGGAGAGCTCTGGATTGCGCGACGAACACCTGGGGAGAGGGGTTTGCTGCGGTGGATTTGGGCGGCGGCGATTCGGCGGAGGAAATGGCGAGAGGAGAaggatggcgaggaggaggaggagaggaaggcaggaagacgaccagaagcgaTGGGCGTTTGACTAAATTGATTGATGATTAATTGTTTTCCGGCGCAGCTGTTAATCTCTGCTCTGTTTATGTGTTTGTTTTATACTCTGCCCCCTTGCTTTTGAGGGTTTTCCACTTATTCTATTTTCCTTTCAAAAATGGAGTAATTTTTAATTAATATCTCGATTTTAGAAATATGACAAGCCATACATATATGCTAtgatttttttgtttatttttatattttatgGGAATAATGAAATATTTATTTGTTGGGTCAACTCCATGCGTAATCATTTGCAATGAAGCCCAGCATGCATGCGCAAGAGCTGTCTTTAAATGAATCGGTTAGTCAGAATGGTCCAGAAATACTACTAGtaggcaacaaacaaataaaatcagAACTGGTAAAAGGGTGTACTATTTGCAGGGCAAGGTAAACCGCTGACTGCTTTCCTGTTGATGGTGCGTTAAGAACACAATGTCGGTCCACCATGGCCGCCGGTTGCtttcgcacacaatcgttaattgtttTTTTCTATCCATGTCTGGGTCCTCTTTTGGGTGCTCTGATTTGTACGCCAAATCAAAGCGGTGACAGGAGGGTTTAAAAACCAGGGGATAAACACAAAAGGGAATGATGAGGAGCGAGTGGCGGGGGATCCGGCGCGCGGTTGGTAGTTGGCGTTTGCCGCCAGCTGAGAGCTGCGTGCGTGTACGCTTGCGCGGTCCGGGCCGTCAGGAGGTGGCGCGAGACCTCAACGATGACGTTAAAACGAAGAAGTCGGAGCAGATTAATACTCCGtataagctactccctccgtccggaaataattgtcatcaaaatggacaaaaagaaatgtatctagacgtattttagttctagatacatacatttttgtccattttgatgacaagtatttccgaacggagggagtactaggaaaGGAAACGCTTACAGATTCCTTTTTGGAATCATGTGGGCGGTGGCTTGGCATTTGGAGCAGTAGTTGGCTGACGATGATGGTGGTTAACCGGTTATCCAAAGCTGGCTCATGCGCTCTGTCTTGTTTAAGCCCACAAGGTGTGCTGCGCCCAAAGGGGTCaggagcacgtcaagtgtgtgcaagGGAGTTCGGGcctctcctttttttccttttcagaAAGGCCAAATGCTACTGTACCTCCCATTAAGTATACTCATCCCGGATCATTAGAAAACAGCCTtgcagaaaattgcaaaatacacccAAGTTTGTGTGTGTCAAGAGGagtagtacgactacatcaacatcgGTGCACGACATCGACAGCCTTTCGTGTCGAGAGGTAATTTATGACTTCACCATCAATTACTTGTAGGAGTTCCTGGGGTGAACATGATAGAATTTTTTGATTTATACTAGCGTAGTATATCCATTCCCAACACCATATAAAAACTAACACACACAACAGTGCAGTCCTGTGGTGACGCAGAAAATGGCCCGACTAAAAGAGGAAACAAACTTTTCCTTGTATGCCTGCtctttgaaaaaaaaaatccatACCATGGCATACCACACCACAACAGCTGCATGctcttttacacaagccacaaaaaacgtccggatatacacgcgggatttttgttcCAAATTTTTTAACTTTTCGAAATGTGTATTtcgggtgcatatgcacctaggagccaaaggcaattaccgaCTAATTCATAATTTTTAAAAATATTGTCAACTTAAAAGTCATTGATTTTAAAAAtattaatgaaagtaaataaaataaaattacaaaaataaACCAAAAAGTGGAAAGTCGGTAAAaacaacaacaatgaaaacatagtaaaaagaagaaaaaaagaaagaacatTTACAATCATCTTGGAACCGGAAAATAAACA is drawn from Triticum dicoccoides isolate Atlit2015 ecotype Zavitan chromosome 6B, WEW_v2.0, whole genome shotgun sequence and contains these coding sequences:
- the LOC119323366 gene encoding formin-like protein 7 — protein: MALFRKFFFRKPPDGVLLITDNIYVFDHCFSLNAPEEDQFEAHTRGIAAHLLEDFHDHSFMVANFGTRSEESRLYHILSEYGMTVLDYPGHYEGCPLLTIEMVHCILKSSESWLSLGQHNLLIMHCEQGCWPILAFMLAALLLYLGQYSDEQKTLDMLYKQSSSEFLEMFSPLNPMPSQIRYLRYISMRNVMPEWPPADRALTLDCLTLRMLPDFQSQGGFCPIFRIYGPDPLMPHDQTPKVLFSTPKTSNLVRFNSQADERVNINLQCHVQGDVVIECSNLYDDLDREEMVFRIMFNTAFIRSNILMLSRDEIDMLWNAKDQFPKDFRAESL